A region of the Myxococcus guangdongensis genome:
GCGAACTTGTGCCAGCAGATCTGCACCGGGCCGCAGATGAGGTTCGGCTTCTCGGTGGACTTGCCTTCCGCCTCGCGCCGCTTGCGCCAGCGCCACTTGAGCGCCAGGCCCCCCAGCATGGCCGCCTCGCTGGAGCCCGTGGTGGAGCAGCCCATGGCGCTGGACGCGTGGGGCGCGTGCCAGAGGTCGGCGAGCATGTTCACGCAGCGCGTCTCGATTTCGGCGGTCTGCGGATACTCGTCCTTGTCGATCATGTTCTTGTCGAGGCACTCGTCCATCAGCTTGTGCACCTGGGGCTCGGACCAGGTCTGACAGAAGGTGGCCAGGTTCTGCCGTGAGTTGCCGTCCAGGAGCAGCTCGTCATGCACCACGGCGTAGGCGTGGTCCGGGCTGTGCTCCTCGTCGGGGATGCGGTACTTCGGCATCGGCACGGACAGGTCCGGCGAGGCGTAGACGTCATCGTTGAGGCGGTCCCGGACTTCGTCTTTTCCATGCAGGGGCATGTGCTCTCCTGGGCGTGAAGGCTCTCTGGAAGACGAGATGGTGTTGTCCCTGGGTGGGAGCCTCGTTCCCCGGAGCGGGGCGAGCCTGCGGGCAGCCGTCCGTTCCACCCGGGAGCCCCCGGTTGTCAGGCGCGCGGCTCGTCTGCCGTGGGGGCCATGTGCCATCCTCCCAACGCCGATGCTCCTCCTCGCCCTGAGCTGCCTCCAAGGTCGTCCCATGCAAGCCGCCGCCGAGGAGCTGCTCTCGCTGCCCGGCGTGGACGGGCTCCAGCTCACGCCCGGCAACGCCCCCACCGAGGGCTTCCTGGAGTCCCTCGCGCGCCAGGGCGTCCCCACGCGCACGCACCACGGCTTCGACGCGCGGGCGCTGCGCTCACGCGTCTGGTCCGACACCGCCAGGTGCATGGTGCGCTCGGACTCCGTGCACCCGCCCCGCGACGTGGACGCCGCGAGCGCGCACTGGCGAAAGCGCGCCGAGGCCGGTGACTACGCGCACCTGACGCTCGAGACGATGTACCCCGGCCATGCCTTGGGCACGGGCGACGCGCTCCAGTGGGCCATGGACCTGGGGCTGCGGCTGGCGGTGGACGTCTCGCACCTGCACATCCAGCGCACCGCGGGCCGGCTCTCCGACGCCGTCCTGCACCGGCTCTGGGACCATCCCCACATCGACGAGGTGCACGTCTCCGCCAACCCCGGGGACCGGGACGCGCACGAGCCGCTGACCGCGGACACCTTCGGACTGGGCTGGGCCCGTGAGCGCATGCGCTCCGGCCTGCCCGTCATCTTCGAGTGCTACCTGCACCGACTCACCCCCGACGAGCGCCGCGAGCAGCTCGCGCTGCTGCGAGGTCCATCATGAGCGCCCCCACCAAGTACACCCCCAGCCAGACGGCCGCGATGCGCGAGCAGGTCCTGAAGGAGCACATCGAGCCCCAGGTGCGCGACATGTTCGCGCGCTTCCCCGCGCTGCGCTCCGCGACGTTCCTGGTCGCCCAGTACTGGGACGACGACGCCCGCGACGCCGTGCACCGGGAGCTCACCTACTCCGAGCTGGAGACCCCCGACCTCGCGGCCGTCTCCCGCGCGGAGGACGATGACCCCATCAACCATCCGACGACGACCTGGCGGGCGGTCTTCGAGGCGCAGTGGAAGATGAACCGGTCTGCATGGCACGACAACGGGGACGCCATCCCCCTCTTCGCCGCGTTCACCCGCGAGGGGTGCCACCAGGACATGGAACCGCTCGAGGCCTACGCGCCCTACGCCATCTTCCGGCGCACCGGTGACGGGATGTCCGTGGAGCACGTGGGCGTCATGCTGCGGCCCTGGCTCGACGGCGTGTTCCCCAGGTGGGAGCAGGAGCGGGACGACGACGCGTGAGCCCTCGGGTGAGGCGCCCCGCCGCGCGAGCCAGTGACTCGAGCGCGGCGGGGATTCAACAGACGGCGGCGACTACTTCACGCCCACCGCGCCCCAGCTCTCCAGCACCTTCTGGGCCTCGACGGAGTCCTTGCCGTACAGGTCCTGCGCCGCCTTGTACGTGGCCTCCTTCGCCTGGGCGAAGTTGGTGGTCGGCGTCATGTAGAAGTTCAGCGCGCGCGAGTAGATCTTCAGGCCCTTCTCGATGCCGATGCCGTCCTTCACCTCCACGTTGGAGGTGCGGTTCGTGCCACCCTCCGACAGCAGGTAGAAGGCGTTGTTCGGGATGCCCGAGTTGATGTGCACGCCGCCGTTGTCCTGCCAGCCGGTGTAGCGCTTCGAGTAGTGGTCCGGCGACATGCCGTCGCTGGAGGGGTTGCTCAGGTCGCGCAGGCCGTCGGTGTCGTCGCCGTTATTGGGCGTGTACGTGTCCTCGCCCACCGTCCAGTCGAACTTCACCGCGTCGTTGCGCTGGCTGGCGTACCACTCCACGCCCACGCCCATGATGTCGCTCATCGCCTCGTTGAGGGCGCCCGACTCGTTGCGGTACTGCAGGCCCGCGGTGCGCTCGGTGAGGCCGTGGGTGATTTCGTGGCCCGCGATGTCCAGCGTGGTGAGCGAGCCGAACTGGTCGCCGTCACCGTCGCCGTAGTTCATCTTCTCGCCGTCCCAGAAGGCGTTGGCGAAGTCCTTGCCCACGTGCACGTCGGAGATGAGCTTCTCGCCCTTGCCGTCGATGGAGTCGCGGCCGAGCACGTCCTTGTAGAAGTCGTACGTGGCCTGGGCGCCGTACTGCGCGTCCACCGCGTCCTTGTTGCGCGCGGAGTCGGTGCCCTCGCCCCAGATGTCGTTGTCGTCGGTGACGGCCGCGTGCGTGGTGGAGTCGGTGTTCGGGTCGCGGTTGAGCGCATCCCGCGTCACCACGCCGCCGCCGCGCGAGCTGTCCTCGAGCGAGTACTTGCCGTCCGCGGTCTTCGTGCTGCCGATCTCCACCTTGCCGCTGTACTGGGTGGTGTCGTCCGCCTTGCTCGAGGGCGCGGGCGTGCCGGGCTCCTCCGTCGTCGGCGTCTCGGCCGTCAGCGACGGCTTCGCCGCGTGCGAGTGGCCGGCGTGGTCCGCGCCGTGCGCGTGGCTGCCCACGCCGCCCATCTGGTTGTACTGCTCCAGCACCTTGCCGGTGTTCGCGTCGACCAGGTACTGCATGCGGCGCGGGTCCTTGCCCGGGCCCACGTCCGTCGTGTTGCTCAGCTCCACGTGGTACGCGGCCTTGTACTCGCCGTTGGCGTCCTTGAAGATGACGCGCTCGGAGACGGGCTTGCGGTCCGTGGGGCCGTTGAACTCCTTCTGGGCGACGGCCAGCGCGTCCTCGGCGGACAGCTTCGTCTCCTTCTTGCCCAGGCCCGCGGGGAGGGTGCCCACGTCGCCGGTGAGGCTCTCCAGCTTGCCCTCGCGGTCCAGGTGACCCACCACCTGCTCGCCGAAGACGGGCACGCCCTCGTGCTTGCGGTCCATGCGCACGTGCGTGAAGCCCAGGTCGTCCTGCTCCACCGCGCGCGGCGCGAAGTCCGCGGCGTTGACGCCCTGCTTGCCGGCGAGCAGCTGCGACACCGTGGGCGCCGCCTGCTTCTGCAGGAAGTCCATCGTCGTCTGGATGGCCGCCTTGCTGGCGGCGCTGTCCAGGGCCACCGGGCCGGACGTCACCGTCGGGGCCGTCAGCGGCGTGGCCGACTTCGGCGGCGCGGGCCTGGTGGACGCCTCGAAGGTGGAGCCCTCCGTGAAGCCCAGGGCCTTGTTCTTCACCTCGGGGGTCGTCGCGGGCCGGATGTCCGTGGAACGCGTGACAGGAAGCTTCGGGAGGTCGGCGCGAATCTTCATGGTGGGGGGGGCCCAGAGGTGACAGGTTCGTGAAGATTCTCGAACTCTGGGCACCTGAGGTTGTGTCGCCGTGGGAGGAAAAAGCACACACGGCCTGTCGGAGCAGGCAACCTGCCGGAATCACGGAGGACAACCTCTCCCGTCCGGAGCGCCCATCTCCTTCGAGATGAGTCGTAACAGCCCCACCATGAGCGTACGCTGTACGCCCAAGCCCCCCTCCGCCATGCCACGTCCCCGCTCGCTCACCTTGCCCGGCATCGCCGACGCCGCCCTCACCGTCATCGAGCGGGAGGGGCTGGCCGCGCTGTCCATGCGCTCGGTGGCGAGCGTGCTCGGCATGGGGACCATGTCCCTGTACCGCTACGTGGAGGGGCGCGACGCGCTGGAGTCGCTGGTCGTCGACGCGGTGATGCGGGACGTGCGACTGCCGGAGTCAGTCGAGGGCACGCCCTGGACCGAGCGGGTGAAGACGCTGCTGGGACAGGTGCGCGGGGCGGTGGCGCGCCACCCCTCCGTCGCGCCGCTGGTGCTCACCCGGCGCCACTGCACCGAGGGCACGCTGGCGTGGGCGGAGGCGCTGCTCGCGCTCCTGACGGAGGGCGGCTTCGAGGACCTGGCGCGGCTCATCGCCCTGCGCACGCTGGTGAGCCACGTCTTCGGCTCCGTCCAGCTCACGCACCTGGGCGCCCTGTCCGGAGCGGGCACCGCCGCGCTCACGGAGCTGGACGCCGCCCGCTATCCCCTGCTGAGGCAGACGGCCGGGGACGCGCGGCGGCTCACCCACGACGAGGAGTTCCGCCACGGCCTGGACGTCCTGCTGCGCGGCCTGGAGGCCACGCTGGCCCACCGCTGACCGCAGGCCCGCCTCACGCGGCGCGCAGGGGCCACGGCTCGGAGCGCGAACCCGCCTGCCAGTTGTCGTGACGGCCGTCCCAGTACTGAATCTTCAGCTTGGAGACGTCCACGTCATCCAGGCAGCCCACGTTGATGGAGCGGAAGTCCCCACCCATCTCCTCGACGAAGCCGCCGCCGTAGGCCTGGACGCCGCAGTGCTTGCAGAAGCGCCGGTAGTTGGGGCTCTTGCCCACGCGGTACTCGCCCGTCTCGCCCTCGCCCTGGAGGACGCGGAACGAGCTGGGGGCCACCTGCGTCGTCGTGCCGCCCATCTTCGTGCAGACGGTGCAGTTGCAGCGATTCATCGCCTCGGTGAGGTCCACCTCGGCCTCGAAGCGCACGGCGCCGCAGTGACAGCCGCCGACGTACTTCTTCAGGGTGGGGGACTTCTGGGCAGGGGTCAGGCTCATGACAGGTTCTCCTCGGTGAGTCGCGGTGATGAGGGAGTTATGGACCCTGCCCGTGACAGGAGTATGTCAGGTTTCTTCGAGGGGCAGCGCGCCCCGGGCCTCACGCAGCAGGTCGGTCAGCGCCTCGCGGGCCCGGACCCGGGCCTCCTTGTCCGTGTCGACCAGCCCCTGGTGCAGCACCCAGGCCGTCACCAGGGCCGTGGAGGCCTCCTGGGAGCGCTTCCACGCGTCGGTCTCCCCGTCCTCCTCCCCCGAGGTCCTGGCCGCCCACACCTCGGCGAGGTGG
Encoded here:
- a CDS encoding M4 family metallopeptidase is translated as MKIRADLPKLPVTRSTDIRPATTPEVKNKALGFTEGSTFEASTRPAPPKSATPLTAPTVTSGPVALDSAASKAAIQTTMDFLQKQAAPTVSQLLAGKQGVNAADFAPRAVEQDDLGFTHVRMDRKHEGVPVFGEQVVGHLDREGKLESLTGDVGTLPAGLGKKETKLSAEDALAVAQKEFNGPTDRKPVSERVIFKDANGEYKAAYHVELSNTTDVGPGKDPRRMQYLVDANTGKVLEQYNQMGGVGSHAHGADHAGHSHAAKPSLTAETPTTEEPGTPAPSSKADDTTQYSGKVEIGSTKTADGKYSLEDSSRGGGVVTRDALNRDPNTDSTTHAAVTDDNDIWGEGTDSARNKDAVDAQYGAQATYDFYKDVLGRDSIDGKGEKLISDVHVGKDFANAFWDGEKMNYGDGDGDQFGSLTTLDIAGHEITHGLTERTAGLQYRNESGALNEAMSDIMGVGVEWYASQRNDAVKFDWTVGEDTYTPNNGDDTDGLRDLSNPSSDGMSPDHYSKRYTGWQDNGGVHINSGIPNNAFYLLSEGGTNRTSNVEVKDGIGIEKGLKIYSRALNFYMTPTTNFAQAKEATYKAAQDLYGKDSVEAQKVLESWGAVGVK
- a CDS encoding GFA family protein, whose amino-acid sequence is MSLTPAQKSPTLKKYVGGCHCGAVRFEAEVDLTEAMNRCNCTVCTKMGGTTTQVAPSSFRVLQGEGETGEYRVGKSPNYRRFCKHCGVQAYGGGFVEEMGGDFRSINVGCLDDVDVSKLKIQYWDGRHDNWQAGSRSEPWPLRAA
- a CDS encoding TetR/AcrR family transcriptional regulator; protein product: MSVRCTPKPPSAMPRPRSLTLPGIADAALTVIEREGLAALSMRSVASVLGMGTMSLYRYVEGRDALESLVVDAVMRDVRLPESVEGTPWTERVKTLLGQVRGAVARHPSVAPLVLTRRHCTEGTLAWAEALLALLTEGGFEDLARLIALRTLVSHVFGSVQLTHLGALSGAGTAALTELDAARYPLLRQTAGDARRLTHDEEFRHGLDVLLRGLEATLAHR